AGCACCACTGGAACGTCATCGCGGCGGCCGTACACCCGTGGACGCGGTCGGCCGCCGCGGCAGCGCTCCGGCGCGGGCCGAAGCCGTAGGCGCCGCGCCCCTTCGGTGAACGCGGCACGCGCCTGATCGTCCGGCTGGTCGACAACGGCACCGCGCAGCCTGCCGGCCCTGCTGACCGACCAGCGCAGCAGGGGGAGCCGGTGCAGCGGCCGGCGTTGCAGGGACTCCGCGGCGATGCGGGTGGTGCTCTGGTCGTGGAAGCCGAGCGGGCGAACGATGACCGGCGGAGGGCGGCGGGGCGGACCTTGCCGGTCATGTAGCCGTGTTGGCGGAGCTGTTCGCGTAGGTGCCGGGGTTGAGGGATCGCCGGCGCGCCCTGAGATCCGACCCGTTCACGCCGACCGTCCGGGACCGCCACGCGGGACTCGGCGCCATCCGCCGAGACGCTCGTCACCGCGATCACCGGCCTCGGCCGGCTGGAGAGCCTGCTCCCGCCGCCATCGCCACGTGGGACGGGGACTCCTGTGACGCTCTGGAAGGGGCTCGGGAGGCACCCGCCACGGCCCCGCCGGGAAGCCCCGGCCCCCTGGCCGGCGCGGGCCGCCCCGGGGGACGCGGCCGGATCCCGATCGACTTGGCGTGTTCGACTGCAGGGGCCGGACGTCAACCGGTTGAATGCATGCCGTGATTCGAGCGAATGAGTGGTACGAATCGGGGACGCTTTGGAGCGCGGCGGGCGCGGTGGCGGCTGTGGCGACCGTCGTTCTGGGCGTATTAATGTATCGCGCGCAGTTTCCCAAGCGGCGGTTGATGTATTGGCGGCGTTCGGTGACGCCGCTGCTGACTGCGCCGGCCGGGGTTCGCGGTGATGTGGAACTGCGGCATAAGGGCCGAGTGCTGGAGCGCCCTTACGCGGTCGACGTGATCCTTGCCGGGCGCGGGCGCCGGGACGTGCCCAGCAGCGCCTTCGACGGAGGCCCGCTGCGGCTGGATGTCGGCGCTCCCATCGTGGAGGTCCTCCAGGTGATCGACGATCCGAAGTGCTCCACTCCAACGCCGCGCGTGCGCGTCGACGGCTCGGCGTTGCTGGTGGGGCCGGATCTGATCGGCCGCCGTCAACGGATCGTCTTCTCCCTGCTGGTGGAGGACAGGCCGACGCTGACCTGCCGATCACCGTTGATCGACGTTCCAGTGGGCAAGGGTCCCCCGGGGCTCCCGAGGGGTCCTGTGGGAATGGTCCTCTTCGCGATCGGTGGGGCGGCGGGGACCACTCCCTTCTTCATTCTCGGCCTTGAAGAACCTGAGAGGTCGTGGCTCCCTTCCGCGGTGATGCTCGCCGGCGTGACGTTCGCCCTCATCTCCTTCGGTTTCGCCTTCGCCGCCAACCGCGTGGTGAACGAGCTCGAGAACTAGCGTCGCCGACCTTCCCTCGGCCATGGAACCGCGTTGAGGCACGGCCCTAACGGCGGCGACGACCGCCAGCAGGCCCGCGAACAATGGGACTCCGGCGACGACTTCTTCGCCCTCGACCACGGCGTCGAGGTCATCGAGTTCGAAGGCTCCGAACTCGGCAGGGGCCGGTGCTCGGCGTTTCACTCGAACTCTCCGGTCACTGGAGCGCGCCGTTGCGTCTGCCCTCGTCGAGCAACGCCCGTACCAGGGCGGACCCTAGTCCTGGCGCCACGAACCAAAGGGGCTCGGCCGAGCGGTTCCGGGAAATCTCGATGCGGTGGAATCCCGCGACGAAATCCACCGCTGTCAACTGCTGCACTCCAGTGACCTCGCTCCACGCCACGGAGTCACGTATCCGGCCGAACCGGTCGGTGACGGCCACGCCGTGCGCGCACAGGTAGCACCTGTTCACGCCGAGTCGGGCGGTCAGCCGGCGCCATCCGAACGTCAGGGCGTACACGGCGGCCACCAGAGCCGTCATGACGGTGGCCTTGACGATGAATTCATCAGGGTCGATGACGGCGGCGACGAGCAGGACGATCCAGAGCACCACCAGGCATTCCCGCAGCACCAGCGCCATGGAGCCCATGACCGGGCCGATGACGCCGTGATCGCCGCGGATCTCGCCGAGGCCCAGACCGGCCACTCCCTTCCGCACCCTTGCCCCCTCGACTCCACGTTCGATCCGAGCCCGTGACCCGGCCGGTAGGTGTGTACGGCCCTCTCATGGTGGACGACGAGCGAAATCCACCCCACACCACAGAACGCATGCGAACCATGGCGCCGTGTTCGTCGCCACCGAACAGAAACACGGACACCGCGTCGCCGTCCATGCCCGGCGCGGCCGGTCTGGACGGCGGTGCGGTGTCGCGCGACCTGAAGGCCGCCCGGCCGCCGGCACGCCGGCCGTGACGCAGCCGCGTCGAACGGCCGTGAAGACGCAGGTGGGAACGTTCCATGTGCGAGGTCTGCCGGACCTGTCCTACCGTCTTCGGCAGCGGGCCCGCGTCCATCGTTCGTTTCCACACAATGAGGTTCTCCATGACCATCCTCGTTACCGGAGCGACCGGCACCGTGGGCAGGCACGTGGTCGATCGACTCCTCGCGGCCGGGCGGCCCGTCCGGGCGCTCACCCGCAACCCGCAGACCGCGGGACTGCCCGAGGGCGTCGACGTCGTGCAGGGTGACCTGAACCGTCCGGGCGACCTGTCGTTCGACGGGGTACGGGGCGTGTACCTCGTCCCCGGCATCTTCGATCCCGAGCACGCGACCGACCTCGCGGAAGACCTCGTCGGCCGCGCCGTGGCGGCCGGGGTCGGCCGGATCGTGTCCCTGACCAGCTCCGGCGTCACGACCGGGCGGGCCGGCTTCTACGAGGTGCTGCACGCGGTGGAACAGGTCGTCGAGAAGTCCGGAGCGGCCTGGACCCACGTGCGGCCCGGCGAGTTCGCCATCAACAAGCTCGACTTCTGGGGCGAGTCCATCCGCACGGAGGGCGTGGTCCGCAACGCCTACCCCGACGGCGTCGGCGTGCCGATCCACGAGGCCGACATCGCCGAGGTCGCGGCGATCGCCCTGCTGCGGGACGGCCATGCGGGCCGGGCCTACGACCTGACCGGCCCGGAGGCGCTCACCCACCGACAGCAGGCGGAGGCGATCGGCACCGGGCTCGGCCGCACGATCGCCTTTGAGGGACTGACGTACGGGCGGGCCCGCCGGGCCTACATCGAGGCCGGGCTCCCGATGGAGATCGCCGAGTTCATCCTGGGCTACCAGGCCGAGTACGCCGAGGAGCCCCCGTCGGTCTCGCCCACGTTCGAGCAGTTGACCGGGAGGAAGGGCCGCACCCTCGCGCAGTGGGCGACCGACCACGCCGCCGAGCTGGCCCCGACCGCCTGACCGGCGACGGCGACAGGCGGGGCGGTGCTGCGAGGCCCCGGCCCGCCGCACCGGCCCGCCCGCAGGCGGCGCCGGATCCGGCCGGTATCGCCGACGGCCGGATGAAGACCTGACCCACGTTCGAGATCGCATAGATCACGTCGTTCTCGATGTTCGTGCGGCCCTCTGGGACGCCGGAATCACACCGGCGACCGCCCGACCCGCGAACACGGCTCCTTCATCAACACCGGCCCGTCACTCCCTTACCCGCCTGGCGGCACGTCCCGTGTCCACCAGACCGTCACTGCGTCCCGAGCCGGCACGCATGGGCTTGAGAGGAACGTTCGGAGCAAGTGACTTGATCGGGCCTGGGTGAGGGGCCCCGCCAACTGCTGCACAAGTCACTCGTCAGGCTCGGAATGGATACGGGGGAGGGGTAGTTGATCGCGGGCGTTGCCAGGCAGGCGACGGGATGGATCGGGGAGGCGTCGTGTCGCATGTGATTCGCCGGCCGGGGATCGTGTCCGGCACTCGGATGGCGGTGTTCCTCGCCCTGGTGCATGCCGTCAACGACGTCATGACCGCGATGCTGGGAGCCCTGCTGCCCACGCTGCAGGTGCGGTTCGCCGCCGGTACCGCGACCCTCGCGGTGCTCGTGGCCGCCTTCAACATCAGCTCGTCGGTCACCCAACCCTTTCTCGGCGCCCTCGCCGACCGGGTCGGCCCACGCCAGGTGGCCGCGGCCGGTGTCGCCGTGGCGGCGGTGGCGCTGAGCCTGATCGGTGTGGCGGACGGCATCGTCCTGGTGATCGGGCTGCTCGCGATCGGCGGGATCGGGTCGGCTGCTCTGCACCCGGTGTCGACCAGCATCGTCGGTGGTCCGACCGTCAAGAATCCCGGTTTCGCGGTCGGGTTGTTCACCGCCGGCGGGATGGCGGGCTTCGCGGCCGGTCCTCTCCTGATCCTCTTCCTGGTCGCCGGCCACGGTACGGGTGTCACCCCGTGGTTGATGCTGCCCGGGATCGCCCTCGCGCTCGGCATGCTCGCCCTGTTGCCCGACTGGGAGCCGCACCGTCCGGCACGGCCGAGCCGGCTGATCGACCGCCGTGCGTTCGCGGGCCCGATCGGATGGCTCACCGTCTCGGCGACACTGACCAGCGTCGCGTTCCTCACCTTCACCAGCGCCGTCCCGCTCTGGCTCGTCGCCGACCACGGCCTGGCCACCGACGCCCCGCTGCTCGGCTGGATCCTCGGGGCCTTCTCACTGGCCGCCGGGCTGGGCGCCGTACTGGGCGGAGCCGTGGCGCCCCGCCTCGGGTACGCACGCACGGCAGCCGTCTCCCTCGGAGCCGCGGTGCTGCCCCTGATGACCGCGCTGATCCTGGAACCCGGACCCGGCATGGTCATCACCGCGACCGCCGCCGGGGCCCTCATCTACGCCGGTCAGCCCCTGCTCATCGTCGCCGCCCAGAACGCCGCGCCCCAGGCTCCGGCCGCAGCCGCCGGAGTCGTGATCGGCATCGGGAACGGCGTCGCCGGCCTGCTCTACGTCCCCATCGGCGTACTGCAGAACGCCCTGGGGCTCACACCGACCATCGCCCTGACCTTCCTCCTGCCGATCCCGGCCGCGCTGATCGCCCACCGCACGCTCCGGGCGACGGGCTGAATCTTCCGCAGGCGACAGGGGTGAGCGGGCCGGATGTCGGCCTTGGGTTGCCGAGGGGTTCGGGAGCCGTTCCCCGATACGGGGGTTCAGTCTCGGGACGCCTCGACGAGCTTGGCGAAGTCGGGGGCGTAGACCGCCATCCAGTGCGGGTGCAGCCGGTAGTAGACCACTTCCTTGTCCCAGTCGAAGAGGTCGTCGCCGTAGAAGTCCTTGAAGTACGCGAGCAGGTCCGGCCAGTCCTCGGCCGGGTCGCCGTCCTCGGGGTTGAGGATCTCGACCGTGCCGTGTGTGAACACGCCCAGGTCCTCACCGCGCATGTGGGCGACGCTGACGGCGGGGCGCGCCGCCAGGTGGCGGGCCTTGGCGGCGTTGCGGGCCGTGCCGAAGTGCCACTTGCCGTGAAGGAAGTGCCCGTCCACGCCGCTGATCCGAGGTTCGCCCTTCGCGGTCACGGTCGACAGGGCGAGGGTGCACATACCGACGAGGACCTGCGTGAGCTGTCCTGCGGTCAGGGTTCTTTCGGTGTTGATGATCGAGCGGAGATGCGAGGTCGAACGAGAGAGGGAGGCGTCCAGGAGGGTCTGCAGCTCATGGAGCTCTTCTACCGTTTCGCGCATGGCGGTCCTTGTCCATCCGTGGTCTGGGGCCGACGTCGACGCCGACCGTGAAGCCATGATCGTCCAAAA
The DNA window shown above is from Thermomonospora umbrina and carries:
- a CDS encoding SDR family oxidoreductase, with product MTILVTGATGTVGRHVVDRLLAAGRPVRALTRNPQTAGLPEGVDVVQGDLNRPGDLSFDGVRGVYLVPGIFDPEHATDLAEDLVGRAVAAGVGRIVSLTSSGVTTGRAGFYEVLHAVEQVVEKSGAAWTHVRPGEFAINKLDFWGESIRTEGVVRNAYPDGVGVPIHEADIAEVAAIALLRDGHAGRAYDLTGPEALTHRQQAEAIGTGLGRTIAFEGLTYGRARRAYIEAGLPMEIAEFILGYQAEYAEEPPSVSPTFEQLTGRKGRTLAQWATDHAAELAPTA
- a CDS encoding MFS transporter, whose translation is MSHVIRRPGIVSGTRMAVFLALVHAVNDVMTAMLGALLPTLQVRFAAGTATLAVLVAAFNISSSVTQPFLGALADRVGPRQVAAAGVAVAAVALSLIGVADGIVLVIGLLAIGGIGSAALHPVSTSIVGGPTVKNPGFAVGLFTAGGMAGFAAGPLLILFLVAGHGTGVTPWLMLPGIALALGMLALLPDWEPHRPARPSRLIDRRAFAGPIGWLTVSATLTSVAFLTFTSAVPLWLVADHGLATDAPLLGWILGAFSLAAGLGAVLGGAVAPRLGYARTAAVSLGAAVLPLMTALILEPGPGMVITATAAGALIYAGQPLLIVAAQNAAPQAPAAAAGVVIGIGNGVAGLLYVPIGVLQNALGLTPTIALTFLLPIPAALIAHRTLRATG
- a CDS encoding pyridoxamine 5'-phosphate oxidase family protein translates to MRETVEELHELQTLLDASLSRSTSHLRSIINTERTLTAGQLTQVLVGMCTLALSTVTAKGEPRISGVDGHFLHGKWHFGTARNAAKARHLAARPAVSVAHMRGEDLGVFTHGTVEILNPEDGDPAEDWPDLLAYFKDFYGDDLFDWDKEVVYYRLHPHWMAVYAPDFAKLVEASRD